In the genome of Lynx canadensis isolate LIC74 chromosome X, mLynCan4.pri.v2, whole genome shotgun sequence, one region contains:
- the FOXP3 gene encoding forkhead box protein P3 isoform X2: MCNSFPICPHSLPSDKDPMPNPRPAKPSAPSLALGPSPGASPSWRAGPKTSDPLGAKGPGATFQGRDLRGGAHASSSLNPMPPSQLQLPTVPLVMVAPSGTRLGPSPHLQALLQDRPHFMHQVRPLDSPAMISLPPPTAATGVFSLKARPGLPPGINVASLEWVSREPALLCTFPSPSTPRKDSTLSTVPQGSYSLLANGVCKWPGCEKVFEEPEDFLKHCQADHLLDEKGRAQCLLQREVVQSLEQQLVLEKEKLGAMQAHLAGKMALTKAPSTASSDKGSCCIVATGTPAATGPAWPSPQEAPDGLFAVRRHLWGSHGNSTFPEFFHNMDYFKFHDMRPPFTYATLIRWAILEAPEKQRTLNEIYHWFTRMFAFFRNHPATWKNAIRHNLSLHKCFVRVESEKGAVWTVDEFEFRKKRSQRPSRCSNPTPGP, from the exons ATGTGTAACTCCTTCCCCATATGTCCCCACAGCCTGCCCTCGGACAAGGACCCAATGCCCAACCCCAGGCCAGCCAAGCCCTCGGCCCCTTCCTTGGCACTTGGCCCATCCCCAGGAGCCTCACCCAGCTGGAGGGCTGGACCCAAGACTTCAGACCCGCTGGGGGCCAAGGGCCCAGGGGCAACCTTCCAGGGCCGGGACCTCCGAGGCGGGGCCCATGCCTCCTCCTCTTTGAACCCCATGCCACCATCACAGCTGCAG ctgcctACAGTGCCCCTAGTCATGGTGGCACCCTCTGGGACACGGCTGGGCCCCTCGCCCCACTTGCAGGCACTCCTCCAGGACAGGCCACACTTCATGCACCAG GTGCGCCCACTGGACAGCCCAGCTATGATCAGCCTCCCACCACCCACTGCTGCCACTGGTGTCTTCTCCCTCAAGGCCCGGCCCGGCCTGCCACCTG GAATCAACGTGGCCAGCCTGGAATGGGTGTCCAGGGAGCCGGCACTGCTCTGCACCTTCCCAAGCCCCAGCACACCCCGGAAAGACAG CACCCTTTCAACCGTGCCCCAGGGCTCCTATTCACTGCTGGCAAATGGTGTCTGCAAGTGGCCTGGATGTGAGAAGGTCTTCGAGGAGCCAGAGGATTTCCTCAA GCACTGCCAGGCGGACCATCTCCTGGATGAGAAGGGCAGGGCACAGTGTCTCCTCCAGAGGGAAGTGGTGCAGTCTTTGGAACAGCAG CTGGTGCTGGAGAAGGAGAAGCTAGGTGCTATGCAGGCCCACCTGGCTGGGAAGATGGCTCTGACCAAAGCTCCATCCACG gCGTCATCCGACAAGGGCTCCTGCTGCATCGTGGCCACTGGCACCCCAGCCGCCActggcccagcctggcccagccccCAGGAGGCCCCTGACGGCCTGTTTGCTGTGCGGAGGCACCTCTGGGGCAGCCATGGAAATAGCACATTCCCAG AGTTCTTCCACAACATGGATTACTTCAAGTTCCACGACATGCGGCCACCCTTCACCTACGCCACCCTCATCCGCTGG GCCATCCTGGAGGCTCCCGAGAAGCAGCGGACCCTCAACGAGATCTACCACTGGTTCACACGCATGTTTGCCTTCTTCAGAAACCACCCCGCCACCTGGAAG AATGCCATCCGCCACAACCTGAGCCTACACAAATGCTTTGTGCGGGTGGAGAGTGAGAAGGGGGCCGTGTGGACCGTGGATGAATTCGAGTTCCGCAAGAAGAGGAGCCAGAGGCCCAGCAGGTGTTCCAACCCCACACCTGGCCCCTAA
- the FOXP3 gene encoding forkhead box protein P3 isoform X1, which translates to MCNSFPICPHSLPSDKDPMPNPRPAKPSAPSLALGPSPGASPSWRAGPKTSDPLGAKGPGATFQGRDLRGGAHASSSLNPMPPSQLQLPTVPLVMVAPSGTRLGPSPHLQALLQDRPHFMHQLSTVDTHARTPVLQVRPLDSPAMISLPPPTAATGVFSLKARPGLPPGINVASLEWVSREPALLCTFPSPSTPRKDSTLSTVPQGSYSLLANGVCKWPGCEKVFEEPEDFLKHCQADHLLDEKGRAQCLLQREVVQSLEQQLVLEKEKLGAMQAHLAGKMALTKAPSTASSDKGSCCIVATGTPAATGPAWPSPQEAPDGLFAVRRHLWGSHGNSTFPEFFHNMDYFKFHDMRPPFTYATLIRWAILEAPEKQRTLNEIYHWFTRMFAFFRNHPATWKNAIRHNLSLHKCFVRVESEKGAVWTVDEFEFRKKRSQRPSRCSNPTPGP; encoded by the exons ATGTGTAACTCCTTCCCCATATGTCCCCACAGCCTGCCCTCGGACAAGGACCCAATGCCCAACCCCAGGCCAGCCAAGCCCTCGGCCCCTTCCTTGGCACTTGGCCCATCCCCAGGAGCCTCACCCAGCTGGAGGGCTGGACCCAAGACTTCAGACCCGCTGGGGGCCAAGGGCCCAGGGGCAACCTTCCAGGGCCGGGACCTCCGAGGCGGGGCCCATGCCTCCTCCTCTTTGAACCCCATGCCACCATCACAGCTGCAG ctgcctACAGTGCCCCTAGTCATGGTGGCACCCTCTGGGACACGGCTGGGCCCCTCGCCCCACTTGCAGGCACTCCTCCAGGACAGGCCACACTTCATGCACCAG CTCTCAACGGTGGATACCCACGCTCGGACCCCTGTGCTGCAGGTGCGCCCACTGGACAGCCCAGCTATGATCAGCCTCCCACCACCCACTGCTGCCACTGGTGTCTTCTCCCTCAAGGCCCGGCCCGGCCTGCCACCTG GAATCAACGTGGCCAGCCTGGAATGGGTGTCCAGGGAGCCGGCACTGCTCTGCACCTTCCCAAGCCCCAGCACACCCCGGAAAGACAG CACCCTTTCAACCGTGCCCCAGGGCTCCTATTCACTGCTGGCAAATGGTGTCTGCAAGTGGCCTGGATGTGAGAAGGTCTTCGAGGAGCCAGAGGATTTCCTCAA GCACTGCCAGGCGGACCATCTCCTGGATGAGAAGGGCAGGGCACAGTGTCTCCTCCAGAGGGAAGTGGTGCAGTCTTTGGAACAGCAG CTGGTGCTGGAGAAGGAGAAGCTAGGTGCTATGCAGGCCCACCTGGCTGGGAAGATGGCTCTGACCAAAGCTCCATCCACG gCGTCATCCGACAAGGGCTCCTGCTGCATCGTGGCCACTGGCACCCCAGCCGCCActggcccagcctggcccagccccCAGGAGGCCCCTGACGGCCTGTTTGCTGTGCGGAGGCACCTCTGGGGCAGCCATGGAAATAGCACATTCCCAG AGTTCTTCCACAACATGGATTACTTCAAGTTCCACGACATGCGGCCACCCTTCACCTACGCCACCCTCATCCGCTGG GCCATCCTGGAGGCTCCCGAGAAGCAGCGGACCCTCAACGAGATCTACCACTGGTTCACACGCATGTTTGCCTTCTTCAGAAACCACCCCGCCACCTGGAAG AATGCCATCCGCCACAACCTGAGCCTACACAAATGCTTTGTGCGGGTGGAGAGTGAGAAGGGGGCCGTGTGGACCGTGGATGAATTCGAGTTCCGCAAGAAGAGGAGCCAGAGGCCCAGCAGGTGTTCCAACCCCACACCTGGCCCCTAA
- the FOXP3 gene encoding forkhead box protein P3 isoform X3, translating to MPNPRPAKPSAPSLALGPSPGASPSWRAGPKTSDPLGAKGPGATFQGRDLRGGAHASSSLNPMPPSQLQLPTVPLVMVAPSGTRLGPSPHLQALLQDRPHFMHQLSTVDTHARTPVLQVRPLDSPAMISLPPPTAATGVFSLKARPGLPPGINVASLEWVSREPALLCTFPSPSTPRKDSTLSTVPQGSYSLLANGVCKWPGCEKVFEEPEDFLKHCQADHLLDEKGRAQCLLQREVVQSLEQQLVLEKEKLGAMQAHLAGKMALTKAPSTASSDKGSCCIVATGTPAATGPAWPSPQEAPDGLFAVRRHLWGSHGNSTFPEFFHNMDYFKFHDMRPPFTYATLIRWAILEAPEKQRTLNEIYHWFTRMFAFFRNHPATWKNAIRHNLSLHKCFVRVESEKGAVWTVDEFEFRKKRSQRPSRCSNPTPGP from the exons ATGCCCAACCCCAGGCCAGCCAAGCCCTCGGCCCCTTCCTTGGCACTTGGCCCATCCCCAGGAGCCTCACCCAGCTGGAGGGCTGGACCCAAGACTTCAGACCCGCTGGGGGCCAAGGGCCCAGGGGCAACCTTCCAGGGCCGGGACCTCCGAGGCGGGGCCCATGCCTCCTCCTCTTTGAACCCCATGCCACCATCACAGCTGCAG ctgcctACAGTGCCCCTAGTCATGGTGGCACCCTCTGGGACACGGCTGGGCCCCTCGCCCCACTTGCAGGCACTCCTCCAGGACAGGCCACACTTCATGCACCAG CTCTCAACGGTGGATACCCACGCTCGGACCCCTGTGCTGCAGGTGCGCCCACTGGACAGCCCAGCTATGATCAGCCTCCCACCACCCACTGCTGCCACTGGTGTCTTCTCCCTCAAGGCCCGGCCCGGCCTGCCACCTG GAATCAACGTGGCCAGCCTGGAATGGGTGTCCAGGGAGCCGGCACTGCTCTGCACCTTCCCAAGCCCCAGCACACCCCGGAAAGACAG CACCCTTTCAACCGTGCCCCAGGGCTCCTATTCACTGCTGGCAAATGGTGTCTGCAAGTGGCCTGGATGTGAGAAGGTCTTCGAGGAGCCAGAGGATTTCCTCAA GCACTGCCAGGCGGACCATCTCCTGGATGAGAAGGGCAGGGCACAGTGTCTCCTCCAGAGGGAAGTGGTGCAGTCTTTGGAACAGCAG CTGGTGCTGGAGAAGGAGAAGCTAGGTGCTATGCAGGCCCACCTGGCTGGGAAGATGGCTCTGACCAAAGCTCCATCCACG gCGTCATCCGACAAGGGCTCCTGCTGCATCGTGGCCACTGGCACCCCAGCCGCCActggcccagcctggcccagccccCAGGAGGCCCCTGACGGCCTGTTTGCTGTGCGGAGGCACCTCTGGGGCAGCCATGGAAATAGCACATTCCCAG AGTTCTTCCACAACATGGATTACTTCAAGTTCCACGACATGCGGCCACCCTTCACCTACGCCACCCTCATCCGCTGG GCCATCCTGGAGGCTCCCGAGAAGCAGCGGACCCTCAACGAGATCTACCACTGGTTCACACGCATGTTTGCCTTCTTCAGAAACCACCCCGCCACCTGGAAG AATGCCATCCGCCACAACCTGAGCCTACACAAATGCTTTGTGCGGGTGGAGAGTGAGAAGGGGGCCGTGTGGACCGTGGATGAATTCGAGTTCCGCAAGAAGAGGAGCCAGAGGCCCAGCAGGTGTTCCAACCCCACACCTGGCCCCTAA